Proteins encoded within one genomic window of Geotalea daltonii FRC-32:
- a CDS encoding GSU3473 family protein has product MLINVIYRDGSVDIVNSSSLSHLIKNGEIFAFCRSDGWTRLDRDPVRRQKLPFDGPGKRINDLMEDYYG; this is encoded by the coding sequence ATGCTGATCAATGTCATCTATCGCGACGGCAGCGTCGATATTGTAAATTCTTCTTCACTGAGCCACCTGATCAAAAACGGGGAAATCTTCGCCTTCTGCCGGTCCGATGGCTGGACGCGCCTTGACCGGGACCCGGTCCGCAGACAGAAGCTCCCCTTCGACGGACCGGGGAAGAGGATAAACGATCTGATGGAAGACTACTATGGCTGA